ACCCCGCCACCGTCGCTGTTACTCCAACCCTGACCCTCCCCCTCCTCCTCCCCAGCCAGCTCTCCTCGTCTTCTCCGGCGGGACCGCCTTCAACGGCGTCGTCGAGGACCTCAAGACCTTCACTACCCGCGTCGCCCACGTTCTCCCCGTCTCCGATGACGGCGGAAGCACCGCCGAGATCGTTCGCGTCCTTGGTATGTCTTCCCATCTTTTTGcgatttttattttcatttttctcccGATTTGATTGGTTGAGTTGGTGTGCGTTTGTCAGGTGGTCCTGCTGTTGGAGACATACGTTCGAGGTGTCTGAGGTTGTCTGATCAGAGCACAGCTGAAGCTCTTGCAGTTCGGAATCTGCTTGGTCATCGTCTACCTCTTGATCCACTCAAAGCTAAATCTGAATGGTGCTTTCCTTTATGCCTAACAATGCCAATCTAGTTACTGAACTTTCTCTTTTACTTTATGTACATATATTGCCTCAGTGTGTGCGCTATATTAATGGGGATTAAGATTATCCAAATTTTTTGCATACTTTTTTATGAGAACTATTTTGTAATGTGCTGCTGGGACATGTATAGGTACTCCATTGTGGAAGGTGATCACACACTATGGAAAGGTGTTTCAAAACCTTACAGGGAGACTATTCGATcttttttggtttattttcagAGTCAGGTGATTCTTACAACTAGATgtacttcttttctttctaaTCCTGCTCATACTCATCAATTGCAAAACATTTCTTATATGAATATGGATGTTATAAAGTATGGTCTCCTTTTTTTATTACTTTCAATCGTTTGTTTCTGAGATTGGTTGTTGCTTCTTAAACTGTAGTCTAGTATTTTAGTGTCTGTGTAATTCTGGTCGAGTATGCGTTCAAACTTCAAAAGTCTCACTTAAGTTGAGTATCATGTCTTCTTTTGCATTTTTAgacaaaatatattattatgcCCGTCATAGTAACAATCAATCACTATAATAATCAACACtacagaagaaagaaaaaatataatgtGCTTCAATATTGTATGCTTTTTTGGTGAGCTTCCTTGAAACTTGAAAGTGGGGCCTTCCATTTCGGTTTTTGCAGATTCTACGCCGGGCTGAAGAATCATTTTGTTTCAGCAATGGCAGGTCCTTTATTTTTTACTTCAGCTAAATGTTTGTAGTAGTTTATTGAATCTTCTTGTGCCATTTTTCTCACCCTCCTACCTAACCAATAAAATTATTTGCTTTAGAATCTGATATGATATAATGCCTATGTAATTGGTGGGAATTTTTGGAAACTGGCAATTGCAATTGGTGTGTGAAAAACAGAACAATTTAAACTGACTTTTATGAACTGTGCAGCATTGGGAATTTCTTTTTTGCAGGCGCACGTATATTTTTTCGGTCCTTGGATGctgcaatatttttgttttcacgTGTTTCAGATATTCCCCCTGAAAGCCTGGTTCTCCCTGTAATTTCCACCAACGACAGGCTTACCTTAGGGTGCGAATTATGGGTATGTTACATGTGTATTTAAGCATGTAATTCTGCTTTGGTTTCATTGAGGGTAAATTCAGGTTCTGAGAGGAAAACTATTTCTTTGCTGTTCAAAGAAAATTCACAATTTGAATTGTTGTTTTGCTTTTTCTTACATTATGCTTTAATATCCGTTTAGGATGGAACTAttataaggggacaaaatgaaATTTCTCATCCAACCAGGGGAACGACGGAGCTGATTAACAAGGTATGTTTTTGTATGTATTGAGAGATTATGCTTATCAATACAGTATTTCTGCTCAAAATTTTACTGATCTGAGGTACATTGTCCAACTTAAATCTCTGGACTCTTATTGAAAGTAATATCAATGTAGGATGGgtgttttttaagttttaatgaTGTGGAATGTATGCTGATGTTGTAAACATGTCAATAAAGGCATCGAAAATATTAACTTACATGTTAGTTGAGTTTGAAACAAACAAGAGTACTTGGTTTAAATTTCagaaaatatttaatttcaGAATTAGTCACTCTATTACTTTAATGCTTTCCTGATATAAAATCTAGTGAAGTTGTAGCTTccaaactaattttttttctctgtcATTCTCACTAACTGACATACTACAAAATTGTGATTGGTTGGTTGATCTAGTATGTAATATTGTAAAACTGTGTATCTTATATTTCTTGTATACTAAAGTTTTATCATTTTGTGGGTAGGATAGCTTTTCCACTCCAGCGCTTCCTTCAAAAATAAAACGTGTCTTCTACATGTCAAGTGAGGGAAAAAATTTGCTCCATGAGGTAAATCTGTTTTGGTGctatttttattagaattgtTCTTCTGTtagaaaagtgaaaaagaatATATTTGACAAAGTGCAactttttattcatttttataaatttttttttttaggaaaTGAATTTTGCTattgatttaataatttatgAGCAATTTATAATTATAACTTCCATTTGTTTTGATATCTTTTCAATAGGTATTTCCTTCACCTAATGCAACTGTATTAGAGCAGTTAAGTAATGTGGACTGCATTGTGTATGCCATGGGTTCCCTTTTCACTTCAATCTGCCCCTCGTTGGTAAGATTCTTAGAAGTAGTTTGTAAAAAGTATGCTATTTCATCTTCATGAAGCGACATTGCAtaatcttttaattttgtttgagACACTGCATAATTATGTGAATTAATCTATAATTTTGTTAGAATAAACATATCTTTCTTCTTTACACAATTTAGTTCTCCTAGACGATCACTGATCAACAAGTTTTTCTAGGTCTTATTGGGAATTGGGGAGATTATTTCATCAAGGTCTTGCCTCAAGGTACTTCTTGATCTTGTAATTATATATGTTTTCTTTGCTTATTAATGTTTAGTCTGATGAG
This sequence is a window from Arachis stenosperma cultivar V10309 chromosome 10, arast.V10309.gnm1.PFL2, whole genome shotgun sequence. Protein-coding genes within it:
- the LOC130955559 gene encoding uncharacterized protein YNL011C, translating into MAEAWLGLGPTFSNSLPLPLPSSSPSPPSMASVPSPRHRRCYSNPDPPPPPPQPALLVFSGGTAFNGVVEDLKTFTTRVAHVLPVSDDGGSTAEIVRVLGGPAVGDIRSRCLRLSDQSTAEALAVRNLLGHRLPLDPLKAKSEWYSIVEGDHTLWKGVSKPYRETIRSFLVYFQSQILRRAEESFCFSNGSIGNFFFAGARIFFRSLDAAIFLFSRVSDIPPESLVLPVISTNDRLTLGCELWDGTIIRGQNEISHPTRGTTELINKDSFSTPALPSKIKRVFYMSSEGKNLLHEVFPSPNATVLEQLSNVDCIVYAMGSLFTSICPSLVLLGIGEIISSRSCLKVLMLNGTSDRETNGFSASCFVTAITDALNRTYGDPCNRLQNPPSQYINTILVPRNSSVPVDVDRLNAQGIFDVIVVDSLRDSKVGIIYDPKSLIRALADLIDRYMKSRVKELIDAR